In Opitutaceae bacterium TAV5, one genomic interval encodes:
- a CDS encoding transcriptional regulator → MKVQVKNRRPEDFLIASLAMKSSTVPSGRITLSEIAARAGTSTTTVSFVLNETGAVGAETRTRVLAAAKELGYRMRPRAGRTRPSGNALGTVTFIWVNTTEAWRQTHLAHLLLHTIGTGVEALGGRLRTLFYNEHENPPRPDFGDDEALLIAGTPGPGFLRLLPARLPRLNVICKPYVTPTSFLDLDSAHTGYALTRYLLEHGHRRIGFVSNSRFHRSFGLRYLGYLNALDDLDVPSRPEWVLRLKQPAGAPVETAQPASDIEPGLAKMLARKDRPTAIFAANDWMAAAVYQYAQRQGLSIPGDLSIVGCDNDPGICDLLKPGLTTHTLPYAEMAREAVQWTAALVAGKPPHRQQGIMLFRGKLVERESVRTL, encoded by the coding sequence ATGAAAGTTCAAGTAAAAAATCGACGCCCGGAAGATTTCCTGATTGCCAGCCTTGCGATGAAATCGTCCACCGTCCCATCCGGTCGCATCACGCTCTCGGAAATCGCCGCCCGGGCCGGCACCTCGACGACCACGGTGTCCTTTGTCCTGAACGAGACCGGAGCCGTGGGCGCGGAGACGCGCACCCGCGTGCTGGCCGCTGCGAAAGAGCTCGGCTACCGGATGCGCCCCCGGGCAGGTCGCACCCGGCCTTCCGGAAACGCGTTGGGAACGGTGACGTTTATCTGGGTGAACACGACGGAGGCGTGGCGGCAGACGCATCTCGCCCACCTGTTGCTCCACACGATCGGCACGGGCGTGGAGGCGCTCGGCGGACGTCTCCGCACGCTGTTTTACAACGAGCACGAAAATCCTCCCCGGCCCGACTTCGGGGACGACGAGGCCTTGCTGATCGCGGGCACGCCCGGCCCCGGTTTCCTGCGTCTGCTGCCGGCGCGCCTGCCGCGGCTCAACGTCATCTGCAAACCCTACGTCACCCCGACGTCTTTTCTCGATCTCGACTCGGCGCACACTGGCTACGCGCTTACCCGTTACCTGCTCGAACACGGTCACCGGCGCATCGGCTTCGTCAGCAACAGCCGGTTTCACCGCAGCTTCGGGTTGCGTTATCTCGGCTACCTGAACGCGCTCGACGACCTCGATGTGCCTTCCCGCCCGGAGTGGGTGCTGCGCCTGAAACAGCCGGCGGGAGCGCCGGTCGAGACGGCCCAGCCCGCCAGCGACATCGAGCCGGGACTGGCCAAAATGCTCGCGCGCAAGGACCGACCGACGGCGATCTTCGCGGCCAACGACTGGATGGCCGCGGCCGTTTACCAGTACGCGCAACGCCAGGGGCTGAGCATCCCCGGCGATCTGAGCATTGTCGGCTGCGACAACGATCCCGGCATCTGCGATCTCCTCAAGCCCGGCCTGACCACGCACACGCTGCCCTACGCCGAGATGGCGCGCGAGGCCGTGCAGTGGACCGCCGCGCTCGTCGCCGGCAAGCCGCCGCACCGGCAGCAGGGCATCATGCTCTTTCGCGGCAAACTTGTGGAACGCGAATCCGTGCGGACGCTCTGA
- a CDS encoding glycosyl hydrolase family 32 yields the protein MDTNPPASWLPSPVTENADVASREIALTEPMLLFPIRNNAPKRIVYIAVDGQIDRIVEVEFADGQPEWWAPLDVRSWRGQTITLSMPAQPGGAEALGKITQGTTFPGADTLYREPLRGQFHFSPMHGWMNDPNGLSYYNGEYHLFFQHSPYGWTFARQHWGHAVSTDLVHWQEGGPALVPDRKGQVYSGSAVVDRHNTSGLGTPEKPPLVLIYTLTDSWTQCLAWSTDGRIFKKVDGCAVERISDGNRDPKVLWHEPTRRWVMVLYVEQPGPVYTVHFLTSPNLRDWTPASVIIGGGKAHRRYLYECPDFYELPVENPDAGHATADRDPERKWVLSGANSEYQVGIFDGTTFIPETRVLAGQYGRAYYAAQTFSDEPHGRRIEMGWWNTPTPGMHFNQSMSLPMELRLVRTPDGPRLARTPVRELEVLRAKSHHLGAFFLEEDAPNPLAGVTAGLVELSAEIDPGTAREIVFFVRNGVISYDVGRQQLRVQDLRAPAPLLAGRLRLTIFADRIGLEVFASDGLTFVPLPLILDPNVRTLSLEARGGRAEVRRLDVHRLRNAWGRGRGHDEGE from the coding sequence ATGGACACGAATCCTCCCGCCTCCTGGCTTCCTTCCCCTGTGACCGAAAACGCCGATGTCGCCAGCCGCGAAATCGCCCTTACCGAGCCGATGCTGCTTTTTCCGATTCGCAACAACGCGCCCAAGCGCATCGTGTACATCGCGGTCGACGGGCAGATCGACCGGATCGTCGAGGTCGAATTCGCCGACGGCCAGCCCGAGTGGTGGGCTCCGCTCGACGTCCGTTCCTGGCGGGGGCAGACGATCACGCTCTCCATGCCCGCCCAGCCCGGCGGCGCCGAGGCGCTCGGGAAGATCACCCAGGGCACCACCTTTCCCGGCGCCGACACGCTCTACCGCGAGCCGCTTCGCGGCCAGTTCCACTTCTCGCCGATGCACGGCTGGATGAACGACCCCAACGGCCTTTCGTACTACAACGGCGAATACCACCTCTTTTTCCAGCACAGCCCCTACGGCTGGACATTCGCCCGCCAGCACTGGGGCCACGCCGTCAGCACCGATCTTGTCCACTGGCAGGAAGGCGGTCCGGCCCTCGTTCCCGACCGCAAGGGGCAGGTCTACAGCGGCAGCGCCGTCGTCGACCGGCACAATACCAGCGGCCTCGGCACGCCCGAAAAACCGCCGCTCGTCCTCATCTACACGCTGACCGATTCCTGGACACAATGCCTCGCCTGGAGCACGGACGGGCGCATTTTCAAAAAAGTAGACGGATGCGCCGTGGAGCGGATCAGCGACGGCAACCGCGATCCGAAGGTCCTGTGGCACGAACCTACCCGACGCTGGGTGATGGTTCTCTATGTCGAGCAACCCGGCCCGGTTTATACCGTCCATTTCCTCACTTCGCCGAACCTCCGCGACTGGACGCCGGCCAGCGTGATCATCGGCGGAGGCAAGGCTCATCGTCGTTATCTCTACGAATGCCCCGATTTTTACGAACTGCCGGTCGAAAACCCCGACGCCGGCCATGCCACCGCTGACCGCGACCCCGAGCGCAAATGGGTGCTCAGCGGCGCCAACAGCGAATACCAGGTCGGCATTTTCGACGGCACGACCTTTATTCCGGAGACGCGTGTGCTCGCCGGCCAGTACGGCCGCGCCTATTATGCGGCGCAGACCTTCAGCGACGAACCGCACGGCCGCCGCATCGAGATGGGCTGGTGGAACACGCCGACGCCGGGCATGCACTTCAACCAGTCGATGAGCCTCCCGATGGAGTTGCGCCTGGTGCGCACGCCCGATGGCCCGCGGCTGGCCCGCACGCCTGTCCGGGAACTGGAGGTGCTGCGCGCGAAATCACACCACCTCGGCGCGTTTTTTCTGGAGGAGGATGCGCCCAATCCGCTCGCCGGCGTCACCGCGGGGCTCGTCGAACTGAGCGCCGAGATCGACCCTGGCACGGCCCGGGAAATCGTGTTCTTCGTGCGCAACGGGGTCATCAGCTACGACGTGGGCAGGCAGCAACTCCGCGTCCAGGACCTGCGCGCGCCTGCGCCGTTGCTCGCGGGCCGCCTGCGCCTGACGATCTTTGCCGACCGGATCGGCCTGGAGGTGTTTGCCAGCGACGGCCTGACCTTCGTGCCGCTTCCCCTGATCCTCGATCCCAACGTGCGGACGCTCTCGCTGGAGGCCCGGGGCGGCCGGGCGGAGGTCCGCCGGCTCGACGTTCACCGTTTGCGCAACGCCTGGGGCCGCGGCCGGGGACACGACGAGGGGGAGTGA